The Montipora capricornis isolate CH-2021 chromosome 6, ASM3666992v2, whole genome shotgun sequence genome has a window encoding:
- the LOC138054586 gene encoding prolyl 4-hydroxylase subunit alpha-1-like — protein sequence MTDLINLERSFSFLLDEYLQQSTYVSPPSEMTRFSNDVKHHLSYIKDENMEVFLGHPVNSYLLVRRFLRDWRDFVRELDETHPIGEELIELIKEHNDSFPTIEDLQGCAQAILRIQEVYHISAERIASGKLSSKTLSPEMSAVHCLELGLMKHHSEQYEEAYGWLTEAWKRMSPFEGSSGIVTRDVLQYLIWAEYKTGRIEGALNHTNILIEEDPENEAHQQNKAYYENRLRMMQDGLYYEDDEDDEEEEDSSNKPEPKADFTLHYEKLCRGQTINKSQAEMDKLTCYFFNEHPLLLLKPAKIELANLKPNIYLIHDVIRDSDIEFIKELAMPRLQRATVTNRNTGRLEFADYRISKSAWLEDYEGDIIERLSLRLEAITRLSTARVHCEALQVVNYGIAGQYEPHVDHALSKKSVIFDMGMGNRIATVLIYMTDVEAGGSTVFLDAETIIKPQKGTAAFWFNLLKSGEPDQSTRHAACPVIVGTKWVSNKWIHEHGQEFRRKCGLSPDETVYCYIFFAISCCCLSVNSVSTALY from the exons ATGACAGACCTTATAAACTTGGAGAGATCTTTTAGCTTCCTTCTGGACGAATATCTACAACAAAGTACCTATGTTTCGCCGCCGTCAGAAATGACACGCTTTTCGAATGATGTCAAACATCATTTGAGTTATATCAAAGATGAAAACATGGAAGTATTTCTTGGCCACCCAGTAAATTCGTATTTGCTTGTTCGTCGGTTTTTACGTGACTGGAGGGATTTTGTGAGAGAATTGGACGAAACCCACCCTATAGGAGAAG AACTAATTGAACTCATAAAGGAACACAATGATTCTTTTCCAACCATAGAAGACCTCCAGGGATGTGCTCAAGCGATTCTCCGAATTCAAGAAGTCTACCACATCAGTGCAGAGAGAATAGCGAGTGGAAAGCTTTCGTCGAAAACTCTGAGCCCCGAAATGAGCGCAGTACACTGCCTTGAGCTGGGTCTCATGAAGCATCATTCGGAACAGTACGAGGAAGCGTATGGATGGTTGACAGAGGCTTGGAAACGAATGAGCCCGTTTGAAGGAAGCAGCGGAATCGTTACAAGAGATGTGCTCCAATATTTGATTTGGGCTGAATATAAG ACAGGAAGAATTGAAGGTGCGCTCAACCACACCAATATCTTGATTGAAGAAG atCCAGAAAACGAAGCCCACCAACAAAACAAGGCTTATTACGAAAATAGGCTGAGAATGATGCAAGATGGACTGTACTATGAAGATGATGAagacgacgaagaagaagaagacagcTCCAACAAGCCAGAGCCAAAGGCAGATTTCACGTTACATTACGAGAAACTATGTAGAGGCCAAACAATAAATAAG AGTCAAGCAGAAATGGACAAGCTGACTTGCTATTTCTTCAACGAACACCCTTTATTACTTCTCAAGCCTGCAAAAATAGAACTAGCTAACTTGAAACCAAATATCTACCTAATTCATGACGTCATAAGAGACTCAGACATTGAGTTTATTAAAGAACTCGCAATGCCCAGG CTTCAAAGAGCAACCGTGACGAACAGGAATACTGGGCGCCTGGAATTTGCTGACTACAGGATAAGTAAAAG tgcttGGTTAGAGGATTACGAGGGAGACATCATCGAACGATTGAGTTTGAGATTGGAAGCCATCACGAGACTGTCCACTGCACGAGTTCACTGCGAAGCACTTCAG GTTGTTAATTACGGTATTGCTGGTCAATACGAACCACATGTGGATCACGCTCTG tCAAAGAAGTCCGTTATTTTCGATATGGGTATGGGTAATAGGATTGCCACTGTATTAATATAT atgaCCGATGTAGAAGCAGGTGGTTCAACTGTTTTTCTTGATGCAGAAACTATTATTAAGCCGCAAAAG GGTACTGCTGCATTTTGGTTCAACCTTTTGAAATCAGGGGAGCCTGACCAGTCAACAAGACATGCTGCATGTCCAGTAATAGTGGGAACAAAATGGG TATCTAACAAATGGATTCATGAACATGGTCAAGAGTTCCGCCGCAAATGCGGCTTGTCGCCTGACGA GACTGTATACTGTTATATCTTTTTTGCTATTAGTTGCTGTTGTTTGTCCGTAAACAGTGTAAGTACCGCTCTGTATTAA